The following coding sequences are from one Helicoverpa zea isolate HzStark_Cry1AcR chromosome 4, ilHelZeax1.1, whole genome shotgun sequence window:
- the LOC124629703 gene encoding ubiquitin-like-conjugating enzyme ATG10, protein MNTTTITFEEFLEAGKEFVRKSEKLGDGWTLKENKKDVLKSYIEKKTFIKCQDENIGKLLRVEFVIFYNLSYGVPSFSFNLWNSSGMLISLEDVRKMSFIEINEKDFYSVITQQEHPIFQRPYFIVHPCHTETLLAEFRNKSKNIIGVMQ, encoded by the exons ATGAATACGACAACAATAACGTTTGAAGAATTCCTTGAGGCGGGAAAAGAATTCGTAAGAAAATCTGAGAAACTTGGTGATGGCTGGACGTTAAAAGAAAACAAGAAGGATGTTTTGAAATCTTACATAGAGAAGAAGACATTTATTAAGTGCCAGGACGAAAATATCGGAAAGTTGTTGAGAGTAGAATTTGTGATATTCTACAATTTGAGTTATGGAGTTCCTTCGTTCAGTTTTAACTTATGGAATTCCTCAGGCATGTTGATCAGTTTAGAAGATGTAAGGAAAATGTCTTTTATAGA GATAAATGAAAAAGATTTCTACTCAGTAATAACTCAGCAAGAACACCCAATATTTCAGCGACCATACTTCATTGTACACCCATGTCACACAGAGACATTGCTGGCAGAATTCAGGAACAAATCTAAGAACATTATT GGTGTTATGCAATGA
- the LOC124629996 gene encoding spermidine synthase, with product MDKLKNNWFTETCEMWPGGTFSIEVKEVLHSEKSQYQDIHVFDTTSFGKVLVLDGIIQCTEKDEFSYQEMISFLPLCCHKNPEKVLIVGGGDGGVAREVAKHPKVKEIVQVEIDEKVIEVSKKYLPFMAVGFESPKLTLHVGDGFEFMKNHSQEFDVIITDSSDPVGPAISLFQENYFALMKSALKPHGIVCSQAGTVWNDLELVSNTLNICRNQFPSAAYAYASVPTYPSGQIGFVIGSLDKDVAFDKPQLVFSEEDVKAMKLRYYSTDVHKAAFVLPTFVKQHLG from the exons ATGGACAAACTGAAGAACAACTGGTTCACAGAAACATGTGAGATGTGGCCTGGTGGCACCTTCTCCATTGAAGTCAAGGAGGTTTTACACTCAGAAAAGTCTCAATACCAAGACATACATGTATTTGACACTACTAGCTTTGGCAAAGTTTTGGTCCTTGATGGTATCATTCAGTGCACTGAGAAGGATGAATTTTCATATCAG GAAATGATCTCTTTCCTGCCCCTATGTTGTCACAAAAACCCTGAAAAAGTGCTGATTGTTGGCGGCGGTGATGGTGGAGTGGCTCGTGAAGTAGCCAAACATCCCAAAGTTAAAGAAATTGTACAG GTAGAAATCGACGAGAAAGTCATCGAAGTATCAAAAAAGTATCTCCCATTCATGGCTGTTGGTTTCGAAAGCCCCAAGCTGACACTCCACGTTGGTGATGGCTTTGAGTTCATGAAGAACCACAGCCAGGAGTTTGACGTCATCATCACCGACAGTAGCGACCCTGTCGGACCAGCCATCAGCCTGTTCCAAGAAAACTACTTCGCGCTTATGAAGAGCGCGCTCAAACCCCACGGTATTGTATGCTCTCAAGCCGGCACCGTATGGAATGATCTAGAACTAGTCTCGAATACATTGAACATTTGTAGGAATCAGTTCCCTAGCGCCGCGTACGCGTACGCCTCAGTTCCTACGTACCCATCCGGACAGATAGGATTCGTCATCGGATCGTTAGACAAAGATGTCGCCTTCGATAAGCCCCAACTCGTCTTTTCTGAAGAAGACGTTAAAGCTATGAAGTTAAGATACTACAGTACTGATGTCCATAAAGCCGCATTTGTACTCCCTACATTCGTAAAACAACATTTaggttga